The Aminiphilus circumscriptus DSM 16581 genome contains a region encoding:
- the ychF gene encoding redox-regulated ATPase YchF: MLRCGIVGLPLSGKTTVFNVITRAGAEVKAYAGGKTDPNRAMVAVPDERFDRLVHLFQPKKVSPAVMEFVDLAGLSRGAGKGAGLGNAFLSFVGDADALVHVVRCFDNPDVPHPEESVDPLRDWQIVEMELIFRDLGVIENRLSRLGAKKRLLPEEEQEKVLLERCQAHLMEERPLRELAFSPEEERSVRGFAFVTRKPELVVLNLDETQTDETRIPGWKDMEKLVSERGLGLVRIYGRMEMDMADLAPEEQEEFMKDLGVVESGRNRLIARAYGLLGLISFFTTGSDEVKAWTLRKGDTALAAAGTIHSDLARGFIRAQVVSYEDFCAHGESLPRCREAGVLRLEGRDYLVADGDMIEIRFNV; the protein is encoded by the coding sequence ATGCTGCGATGCGGCATTGTTGGTCTTCCCCTTTCTGGGAAAACAACGGTTTTCAATGTCATTACGAGAGCAGGTGCTGAGGTAAAAGCCTACGCGGGGGGCAAGACGGACCCCAACCGGGCGATGGTGGCTGTTCCGGATGAGCGGTTCGACCGGCTTGTTCACCTTTTTCAACCGAAAAAGGTGTCGCCTGCTGTTATGGAGTTCGTGGATCTCGCGGGGCTGTCCCGCGGAGCCGGAAAAGGCGCCGGGCTCGGCAACGCTTTTCTTTCCTTCGTGGGCGACGCGGATGCCCTTGTGCACGTGGTACGCTGTTTTGACAACCCCGATGTCCCCCATCCGGAAGAAAGCGTGGATCCCCTGCGGGACTGGCAGATTGTGGAGATGGAACTCATCTTCCGGGATCTGGGTGTCATCGAAAACCGTCTTTCCCGCCTCGGAGCGAAGAAACGCCTCCTGCCCGAGGAGGAACAGGAGAAGGTGCTCCTTGAGCGCTGCCAGGCCCATCTGATGGAAGAACGCCCCTTGCGGGAACTCGCTTTTTCGCCCGAGGAAGAACGGAGCGTCCGCGGTTTTGCCTTCGTGACGCGCAAGCCGGAGCTTGTGGTGCTGAATCTGGACGAAACCCAGACGGACGAGACCCGGATTCCCGGCTGGAAGGACATGGAGAAACTCGTTTCGGAGCGCGGGCTCGGACTTGTCCGCATCTATGGGCGCATGGAGATGGATATGGCCGATCTCGCTCCGGAGGAACAGGAGGAGTTCATGAAGGATCTGGGTGTTGTCGAATCCGGGCGGAATCGTCTTATCGCCAGGGCCTATGGACTCCTGGGACTCATTTCCTTTTTTACCACCGGCTCGGACGAGGTGAAGGCCTGGACTCTCCGGAAAGGCGACACGGCACTCGCTGCGGCGGGCACGATTCATTCCGATCTGGCGAGGGGGTTCATCCGCGCTCAGGTTGTCTCCTACGAGGATTTCTGTGCCCACGGGGAATCTCTTCCCCGGTGCCGGGAGGCGGGAGTGCTCCGTCTTGAAGGTCGCGACTACCTTGTCGCTGATGGTGACATGATCGAAATCCGTTTCAACGTTTGA
- a CDS encoding transglycosylase SLT domain-containing protein, translating into MTRRAGCIFSASFAAFLLFLFVWTLPASAQEQFFNRNPDFLYMQSLGDGKCNPKTATTIARFLREHNGRLSGQTAERYAKLITDAAKDFGVDPVLVAAIVVKESTARANTSAHGCYGLMQIKWSAHRKSIARAFPHIKTLKDLMVPENNIRVGTYFLANHIRRYNGDIDRALDRYKGRANAKYKRTLLQFYTRMMKSYRS; encoded by the coding sequence ATGACACGAAGAGCCGGGTGCATTTTCTCCGCCTCGTTCGCGGCGTTTCTTCTGTTTTTGTTTGTTTGGACCCTTCCCGCATCGGCGCAGGAGCAGTTCTTCAACAGAAACCCCGACTTCCTCTACATGCAGAGCTTGGGCGACGGCAAGTGCAATCCGAAAACGGCAACGACCATCGCGAGATTTCTGCGAGAGCACAATGGGCGCCTCTCCGGACAGACCGCGGAACGTTATGCGAAACTCATCACCGATGCCGCCAAGGATTTCGGCGTGGATCCTGTCCTCGTGGCAGCCATCGTCGTCAAGGAATCGACCGCACGGGCGAACACCTCCGCTCACGGATGTTACGGTCTCATGCAAATCAAGTGGTCCGCCCATCGCAAGAGCATCGCGAGAGCTTTCCCGCATATCAAAACCCTCAAGGACCTCATGGTTCCGGAAAACAACATCCGCGTAGGCACCTACTTCCTGGCAAATCACATTCGTCGGTACAACGGAGATATCGACAGAGCCCTCGACCGGTACAAGGGACGGGCGAACGCGAAGTACAAGCGGACACTCCTTCAATTTTATACGAGAATGATGAAGTCCTACCGGAGCTGA
- a CDS encoding TlpA family protein disulfide reductase, protein MAKRLKSVLPLFLLLLLFTFPAGATEGQRLGGYELAALKGPEVLATDTLLGKPVLLVFFTPSCPYCKTELTELNHVAKEYEEKGALMLALAPGWTPHEPLEKTVESWEVTNIPVYTDGKPGFFDAFGVRGVPFSVIFDKEGNVARSYSGLVATEEIRKVLDELLE, encoded by the coding sequence ATGGCGAAGCGATTGAAGAGCGTGCTTCCGTTGTTCCTTCTTCTGCTCTTGTTCACGTTTCCTGCGGGAGCGACGGAGGGGCAGCGGCTGGGAGGATATGAACTGGCCGCACTCAAAGGGCCTGAAGTGCTTGCCACGGACACGCTGTTGGGAAAGCCCGTGCTCCTTGTCTTCTTCACCCCAAGCTGTCCCTATTGCAAGACCGAGCTGACGGAGCTGAATCACGTCGCGAAAGAGTACGAAGAGAAAGGTGCTCTGATGCTCGCCCTCGCGCCGGGATGGACACCTCATGAGCCGCTGGAGAAAACCGTGGAATCCTGGGAAGTGACGAACATTCCTGTCTACACCGATGGGAAACCGGGTTTCTTCGACGCCTTTGGCGTGCGGGGCGTTCCCTTTTCCGTGATCTTCGACAAAGAAGGCAACGTTGCCCGGAGTTATTCCGGACTCGTGGCAACGGAGGAGATACGCAAGGTTTTGGATGAGTTGTTGGAGTAA
- the gpmA gene encoding 2,3-diphosphoglycerate-dependent phosphoglycerate mutase: MPYKIVFLRHGESEWNKENRFTGWTDVDLSPRGVEEAHEAGRLLKREGFVFDAAYTSVLKRAIRTLWIVLDEMDLMWIPVTRSWRLNERHYGALQGLNKAEMAAQYGEDQVLQWRRSYSVRPPELDAEDPRFPGKDPRYAALSREELPSAESLKDTVARVVPYWKDVIAPEIRKGNRLLIAAHGNSLRALVKYLDHVDDEEIVGLNIPTGIPLVYELDDELKPLGHFYLGDPEAVAKAAAAVANQGKAR, translated from the coding sequence GTGCCCTACAAAATCGTTTTTTTACGACACGGAGAAAGCGAGTGGAACAAGGAGAACCGTTTCACCGGGTGGACCGACGTGGATCTTTCCCCAAGAGGGGTGGAAGAGGCTCACGAGGCGGGGCGTCTTCTAAAGCGGGAAGGCTTCGTCTTCGATGCGGCGTACACCTCGGTGCTCAAGAGGGCGATTCGTACTTTATGGATAGTCTTGGACGAAATGGATCTCATGTGGATCCCCGTCACTCGCTCCTGGCGTCTCAACGAGCGTCACTACGGAGCCCTTCAGGGGCTCAACAAAGCCGAAATGGCTGCGCAATACGGTGAGGACCAGGTTCTTCAATGGCGGCGCAGCTACTCGGTACGCCCTCCGGAGCTCGACGCGGAGGATCCTCGTTTCCCCGGAAAGGACCCCCGGTACGCAGCCCTGTCCCGGGAGGAGCTGCCCTCTGCGGAGTCCCTGAAGGACACGGTGGCGCGCGTCGTTCCCTACTGGAAGGATGTCATTGCTCCGGAGATCAGGAAGGGAAACCGTCTTTTGATCGCCGCCCATGGCAACAGCCTTCGTGCTCTGGTGAAGTATCTCGACCATGTGGACGACGAGGAGATTGTGGGACTCAACATTCCCACGGGAATTCCCCTGGTGTACGAACTGGATGATGAACTGAAGCCCCTCGGACATTTCTATCTCGGAGATCCCGAAGCAGTGGCGAAAGCCGCGGCTGCGGTGGCGAACCAGGGCAAGGCCCGTTGA
- a CDS encoding 2-hydroxyacid dehydrogenase, whose product MSKRTIFVTFPTQREVRRVLEEEVGSLARLLYVEDVSSRERASVLREVEILLSFFLSAELSPEELACLDSLVFLQSMLAGVDNIPFAALPQGALVCSNGGAWADPLAEHALGMALALGKLLFWNHGKLSRGEYDFTEKSFWFRNSVCGILGFGGIGKAIAALARPMGMKIHAINRSGVSDVPVDFLGSLEDLETMLRVTDVLFVTIPLTRATKGLLGSRELSWMKDEAILVNVARGDIISEKALFEHMRDHPRFKVGIDTWWNEPEEGKRFRVNYPFFRFPHFLGSPHNANRVEGINPVAARFAAANIARFLRGEAPKGVVDREEYL is encoded by the coding sequence ATGTCAAAACGGACGATTTTCGTGACGTTCCCCACGCAGAGAGAGGTGCGGAGAGTTTTGGAGGAAGAAGTCGGTTCTCTCGCCCGGTTACTTTACGTGGAAGACGTTTCCTCCAGGGAGCGGGCCTCAGTTCTCCGCGAAGTTGAGATCCTACTGTCCTTCTTTCTTTCCGCAGAGCTCTCTCCGGAGGAGCTGGCTTGCCTGGATTCACTCGTCTTCCTGCAGTCCATGCTCGCGGGAGTGGACAACATCCCTTTCGCCGCGCTTCCGCAGGGAGCACTCGTTTGCAGCAACGGAGGTGCCTGGGCGGATCCTCTTGCGGAACACGCCCTCGGCATGGCCTTGGCGCTTGGAAAACTTCTCTTCTGGAACCACGGCAAGCTTTCCAGGGGTGAATACGATTTCACCGAGAAAAGCTTCTGGTTCCGGAATTCCGTATGCGGCATTCTCGGTTTCGGGGGAATTGGCAAGGCCATCGCGGCTCTGGCGCGACCCATGGGGATGAAAATTCACGCGATCAACCGCAGTGGTGTCTCGGATGTCCCGGTGGACTTTCTCGGTTCTCTGGAAGATCTGGAGACGATGCTCCGTGTCACGGACGTGCTTTTCGTGACGATTCCTCTCACGCGAGCCACCAAGGGGTTGCTGGGAAGCCGGGAACTCTCGTGGATGAAGGACGAGGCGATTCTCGTCAACGTCGCTCGCGGAGACATCATTTCCGAGAAGGCCCTCTTCGAACACATGCGGGACCATCCCCGCTTCAAGGTGGGCATCGACACGTGGTGGAACGAACCTGAAGAGGGGAAGCGTTTTCGTGTCAATTACCCGTTTTTCCGTTTTCCTCATTTCCTCGGCTCGCCCCACAACGCGAACAGGGTGGAGGGAATAAATCCCGTGGCGGCGCGTTTCGCCGCTGCGAATATCGCTCGCTTCCTCCGAGGCGAGGCGCCGAAGGGCGTGGTGGACAGAGAGGAGTACCTGTGA
- a CDS encoding class I fructose-bisphosphate aldolase has translation MSITMKDIEALLGSEAEYLLAHRCNTIPKESLHVPGPDFVDRIFAASDRPIPVLRSLQTLFNSGNLAGTGYLSILPVDQGIEHSAGASFAPNPLYFDPENIVRLAVEAGCNAVASTLGVLGMVARKYAHKIPFVLKINHNELLSYPNTHDQILFASVEQAWNMGAVAVGATVYFGSPESNRQIQEISQAFERAHELGMATILWCYLRNEAFKTKETDYHLAADLTGQANHLGVTIAADIIKQKLPENNGGYTALKFGKTSSAVYDKLSSSHPVDLLRYQVANCYMGRAGLISSGGAAGQNDFAEAVRTAVINKRGGGMGLILGRKAFQKPFDEGVKLISAVQDVYLEKEITVA, from the coding sequence ATGAGCATTACTATGAAGGATATCGAAGCGCTTCTCGGTTCCGAAGCGGAGTATCTCCTCGCCCATCGGTGCAACACGATCCCGAAGGAATCCCTCCATGTGCCGGGTCCCGATTTCGTGGACCGCATTTTCGCCGCCTCGGACAGACCCATTCCCGTCCTGCGCTCACTCCAGACACTCTTCAACTCCGGAAACCTCGCCGGAACGGGCTATCTGTCGATTCTTCCCGTGGACCAGGGCATTGAACATTCCGCCGGCGCCAGCTTCGCCCCAAATCCCCTCTATTTCGATCCCGAGAACATCGTGCGCCTCGCCGTCGAGGCCGGCTGCAACGCCGTAGCCAGCACACTGGGTGTTCTGGGCATGGTCGCGAGAAAGTACGCGCACAAGATCCCCTTCGTCCTCAAGATCAACCATAACGAACTCCTTTCCTATCCGAACACCCACGACCAGATTCTTTTCGCCTCGGTGGAACAGGCCTGGAACATGGGAGCCGTCGCGGTGGGCGCCACGGTCTATTTCGGCAGCCCCGAGTCGAACCGCCAGATCCAGGAGATCTCCCAGGCCTTCGAACGAGCCCACGAGCTGGGTATGGCAACCATTCTCTGGTGCTATCTGCGCAACGAGGCATTCAAAACGAAGGAGACGGACTACCACCTCGCGGCGGATCTCACGGGACAGGCAAACCACCTGGGCGTGACCATCGCCGCGGACATCATCAAACAGAAGCTCCCCGAAAACAACGGCGGGTACACGGCGCTGAAATTCGGCAAGACATCGAGTGCCGTCTACGACAAACTCTCGAGTTCCCATCCCGTGGACCTTCTCCGTTACCAGGTTGCAAACTGCTACATGGGCCGTGCGGGGCTCATCAGCTCCGGCGGCGCTGCAGGGCAGAACGACTTCGCCGAGGCGGTGAGGACGGCGGTGATCAATAAGCGCGGCGGCGGCATGGGACTCATCCTGGGGCGCAAGGCCTTCCAAAAGCCCTTCGACGAGGGCGTGAAGCTCATCTCCGCCGTGCAGGACGTCTATCTGGAAAAGGAGATCACCGTGGCCTGA
- a CDS encoding metallophosphoesterase, translating into MTPLAENMERLLRFLRLVRKVPLPQGALLHISDTPSTMYGHLRRLLGRLSPSWIVHTGDLADDVKLERSPCCLDLYEKRVRMLLKLLEGTTATEVYLVLGNHDDERTLQKFASRSIIVRGCTDIFPEGRHIRIAHRSEELLHNPAPINLFGHDVSLEGGFREDKLFLNGIEFMHLLDLHKKEIYYLDYPFGTDDARLLRRRFRG; encoded by the coding sequence ATGACACCTCTCGCCGAAAACATGGAGCGTCTTCTTCGTTTTCTCCGCCTCGTCCGCAAGGTGCCACTCCCGCAAGGCGCGCTCCTCCACATCTCCGACACACCCTCCACCATGTACGGCCATCTGCGACGTCTTCTGGGCAGACTCTCCCCCTCGTGGATCGTCCACACGGGTGACCTGGCGGACGACGTGAAACTCGAGCGGAGCCCCTGCTGTCTTGATCTGTACGAAAAGAGGGTCCGCATGCTTCTGAAACTCCTGGAGGGAACCACGGCTACAGAGGTCTATCTCGTTCTCGGGAACCACGACGACGAAAGGACCTTGCAAAAATTCGCCTCCCGGAGCATCATCGTCCGGGGATGCACGGACATCTTTCCGGAGGGACGACACATTCGCATCGCCCATCGGAGCGAAGAACTCCTCCACAACCCCGCGCCGATCAATCTCTTCGGGCACGACGTCTCCCTGGAGGGAGGATTCCGAGAGGACAAGCTCTTCCTCAACGGAATCGAATTCATGCACCTCCTGGACCTGCACAAGAAGGAAATCTACTACCTCGACTACCCCTTCGGCACCGACGACGCAAGGCTGCTGCGCCGCCGATTCCGTGGATGA
- a CDS encoding gamma-glutamyl-gamma-aminobutyrate hydrolase family protein: protein MKKPLIAILGDFALDARGRERCDLSQRYVQAVEKGGGVPLVLPLLSNLEDLSAQAESAAGFLLPGGDDVHPSLYGEEPSLGLGAVHPHLDHFHMKAAHLALATGRPLLAICRGIQVLNVALGGTLWQDLPSRPEPTLQHSQKSFRFVATHGVTTLEGSLIRRLLGATFLVNSFHHQAIRVPGKDVLVTASAPDGIPECVEVQGHPFALGVQWHPEEMLTAGDDMLPLFTGLVETARHVAKN from the coding sequence ATGAAGAAACCGCTCATCGCCATACTCGGTGATTTCGCTCTCGATGCGAGGGGAAGAGAACGATGCGATCTCTCCCAGCGTTATGTCCAGGCCGTCGAGAAAGGGGGCGGTGTTCCCCTTGTGCTGCCTCTTCTGTCAAACCTGGAGGATCTGTCGGCTCAGGCCGAATCGGCCGCGGGGTTTCTTCTGCCCGGCGGTGACGACGTACATCCCTCGCTCTACGGGGAAGAGCCATCCCTTGGTCTCGGCGCGGTCCATCCTCATCTGGACCATTTCCACATGAAGGCCGCGCATCTCGCGCTGGCCACGGGACGTCCCCTTCTTGCCATCTGCCGGGGCATCCAGGTTCTCAACGTCGCCCTGGGGGGCACGCTCTGGCAGGATCTTCCCTCAAGGCCGGAACCGACACTGCAACATTCCCAGAAATCCTTCCGTTTCGTCGCTACCCACGGTGTCACCACCCTGGAGGGATCCCTGATCCGGCGTCTTCTCGGAGCGACCTTCCTCGTCAACAGCTTCCACCACCAGGCCATTCGAGTTCCCGGAAAGGACGTGCTGGTCACGGCTTCCGCACCGGACGGTATTCCCGAGTGCGTGGAGGTCCAGGGGCATCCCTTCGCCCTGGGGGTGCAATGGCATCCCGAGGAAATGCTCACCGCGGGAGACGACATGCTCCCCCTTTTCACAGGCTTGGTGGAGACAGCGCGACACGTCGCAAAAAACTGA